Proteins from one Bacteroides zhangwenhongii genomic window:
- a CDS encoding vWA domain-containing protein yields the protein MVFANIEYLFLLLLLIPYIVWYILKQRKSEATLQISDARVYAHTPKSYKNYLLHAPFLLRLFALTLVILVLARPQTTNKWQNSEIEGIDIMLAVDVSTSMLAEDLKPNRLEAAKDVAAEFINGRPNDNIGITLFAGESFTQCPLTVDHAVLLDMIHNIKCGLIEDGTAVGMGIANAVTRLKDSKAKSKVIILLTDGTNNKGDISPMTAAEIAKSFGIRVYTIGVGTNGMAPYPYPVGNTVQYVSMPVEIDEKTLTQIAGTTDGNYFRATSNSKLKEVYEEIDKLEKTKLNVKEYSKRDEEYHWFALAAFLCVLLEVLLRNSILKKIP from the coding sequence ATGGTTTTTGCCAATATAGAATATCTGTTTTTGCTATTACTACTTATACCTTATATTGTATGGTATATCTTGAAGCAAAGGAAAAGTGAAGCTACTCTTCAGATTTCGGACGCTCGGGTATATGCGCATACACCTAAAAGTTATAAGAACTATTTGTTGCATGCTCCTTTTCTTTTACGGCTTTTTGCGTTAACATTGGTAATTCTGGTCCTCGCACGACCGCAAACAACCAATAAGTGGCAGAACAGCGAAATAGAAGGTATTGATATAATGCTGGCCGTCGACGTTTCTACCAGTATGTTGGCCGAAGACTTAAAGCCCAATAGATTGGAAGCAGCCAAAGATGTAGCGGCAGAGTTTATCAACGGACGTCCTAATGATAATATAGGTATTACTTTATTTGCCGGTGAGAGTTTTACTCAATGCCCGTTGACTGTGGATCATGCTGTATTGTTAGATATGATTCACAATATCAAATGCGGTCTTATTGAAGATGGTACTGCCGTAGGCATGGGAATAGCAAATGCTGTAACTCGACTGAAAGACAGTAAAGCAAAATCTAAAGTCATTATTTTGCTGACAGACGGTACTAACAATAAAGGTGATATTTCTCCTATGACGGCTGCTGAAATAGCAAAAAGCTTTGGAATTCGTGTGTACACCATCGGGGTTGGTACGAATGGAATGGCGCCTTATCCTTATCCGGTCGGAAATACTGTACAATATGTTAGTATGCCTGTTGAAATTGATGAGAAAACATTGACGCAAATCGCAGGTACTACGGACGGTAATTACTTCCGGGCTACAAGTAATTCGAAACTGAAAGAGGTGTACGAAGAAATTGATAAACTGGAAAAGACTAAGCTGAATGTAAAAGAGTATAGCAAACGGGATGAGGAATATCACTGGTTCGCACTAGCTGCTTTCCTTTGTGTTCTATTGGAGGTATTATTGCGTAATTCTATACTGAAGAAGATTCCATAA
- a CDS encoding HU family DNA-binding protein, which yields MNERLTIQDLTDLLAAKHSMTKKDAEAFVKEFFLLIEQALESENTVKIKGLGTFKLIDVDSRESVNVNTGERFQIKGHTKVSFSPDANLRDTINKPFAHFETVVLNENTVLEDTPIEETEEEESGEEVIPTVIPEPIEPQSQPKEEVIVETNPEENIEQPQKEEEPEEEKEEISLTEIQPIVKTQVVEPQAIVVETRSVVVEPKTVPVEKKEIITAEEIIEQELLRANLKPESTIVRSQEGKSEMAKGAEVAQTAIQPTPQKNVPDSSVKEKSPVPYLITIIILVLLLCGGVVLFIYYPDLFSSSSDKNALDMPPVTTQPVKPEVQLSDTIEQDSVKDIKPETPKTAITPTPVVPQKKEAVTPAKTENKVVRQQPSTSVYLDSASYKITGTKTKYTVKEGETLTRVSLRFYGTKAMWPYIVKHNPDVIKNPNNVPYGTTIKIPELTKE from the coding sequence ATGAATGAAAGACTAACAATTCAAGATCTTACTGACTTATTGGCAGCAAAACATAGCATGACCAAAAAGGATGCTGAGGCGTTCGTAAAAGAGTTTTTTCTTCTGATAGAGCAAGCCTTAGAGAGTGAGAATACTGTAAAAATCAAAGGATTGGGTACTTTCAAACTTATCGATGTAGATAGTCGGGAAAGTGTTAATGTGAACACTGGGGAACGTTTTCAAATAAAAGGTCATACCAAAGTCTCGTTTTCTCCGGATGCAAATTTAAGAGATACGATAAACAAGCCTTTTGCACACTTTGAGACGGTTGTTTTAAATGAGAATACTGTTTTAGAGGACACTCCTATAGAAGAAACGGAAGAAGAGGAAAGCGGGGAAGAAGTAATTCCGACAGTCATACCGGAACCTATCGAGCCACAATCCCAGCCTAAGGAAGAGGTAATTGTAGAAACTAATCCTGAAGAAAACATAGAACAGCCTCAAAAGGAGGAAGAGCCGGAAGAGGAAAAAGAAGAAATATCTCTTACAGAGATACAACCTATTGTAAAAACACAAGTTGTAGAACCACAAGCTATTGTCGTAGAAACACGATCTGTTGTCGTAGAACCGAAAACAGTTCCTGTAGAAAAGAAAGAAATAATTACTGCGGAGGAGATTATAGAACAAGAGCTTCTGAGGGCAAATCTAAAACCGGAAAGTACGATAGTGCGGTCGCAAGAAGGTAAGAGCGAGATGGCAAAAGGGGCAGAAGTAGCACAGACTGCTATACAGCCGACTCCCCAAAAGAATGTTCCCGATTCTTCTGTAAAAGAGAAATCGCCTGTTCCTTATTTAATAACGATCATCATACTTGTTCTGTTATTATGTGGAGGGGTTGTTTTATTCATTTATTATCCGGATTTATTCTCTTCGTCATCCGACAAGAATGCTCTTGATATGCCGCCCGTAACAACTCAGCCTGTCAAGCCGGAAGTACAGTTATCCGACACGATCGAACAAGACTCTGTGAAAGATATAAAACCGGAGACACCCAAAACCGCTATCACTCCGACACCGGTTGTCCCTCAAAAGAAAGAAGCAGTGACACCTGCCAAAACTGAAAATAAAGTTGTCCGGCAGCAACCTTCAACATCTGTATATTTGGATTCCGCCTCTTATAAAATAACCGGAACCAAGACTAAATATACGGTCAAAGAAGGTGAAACTTTAACAAGGGTCTCCTTGCGATTCTATGGAACCAAGGCTATGTGGCCGTATATTGTGAAACACAATCCGGACGTTATTAAGAACCCGAATAATGTACCATACGGCACAACAATAAAAATTCCGGAACTTACAAAAGAATAA
- a CDS encoding tetratricopeptide repeat protein, whose translation MLKSKYILFAVFLLSAAFVSAQKAERDYIRKGNRLFNDSVFVDAEVNYRKALEVNPKSTVSMYNLGNTLSQQQKMQEAMEQYVSASNIEKDKMKLAHIYHNMGVLLQAGKDYAKAVDAYKMSLRNNPADDETRYNLALAQKMLKDQQQNQQNQDQNQDQNKDQQKQDQKQDQNKDKQNDQKQDQKKDQQQPPKSEKQKNQMSKENAEQLLNSVMQDEKDVQDKVKKQQQVMQGGRLEKDW comes from the coding sequence ATGTTAAAAAGTAAATATATTCTATTCGCTGTGTTTCTGCTGTCAGCCGCCTTTGTATCAGCTCAGAAAGCAGAACGTGACTATATCCGCAAAGGAAACCGCCTGTTTAATGACAGTGTGTTTGTGGATGCCGAAGTGAATTATCGGAAAGCTTTGGAGGTGAATCCTAAATCTACAGTATCTATGTATAATTTAGGAAATACACTCTCACAACAGCAGAAAATGCAGGAAGCTATGGAGCAATATGTATCGGCCAGCAATATTGAGAAGGATAAGATGAAGTTGGCTCATATATATCATAACATGGGCGTACTTCTTCAAGCCGGTAAAGATTATGCAAAGGCTGTGGATGCTTATAAGATGTCTTTACGCAATAATCCTGCTGACGATGAGACTCGGTATAATTTGGCTCTTGCACAAAAAATGTTGAAAGACCAACAGCAAAATCAACAAAATCAGGATCAAAACCAGGATCAAAATAAAGATCAGCAAAAGCAAGATCAGAAACAAGACCAGAACAAAGATAAACAGAACGATCAGAAGCAAGACCAAAAGAAGGATCAACAACAACCTCCAAAATCTGAGAAACAAAAGAATCAGATGTCAAAAGAGAACGCTGAACAATTGCTTAATTCTGTGATGCAAGATGAGAAAGACGTACAGGATAAAGTAAAGAAGCAACAGCAGGTTATGCAAGGTGGTCGTTTGGAAAAAGATTGGTAA
- a CDS encoding VWA domain-containing protein, whose protein sequence is MFRFGEPTYLYLLLLLPFLAAFYLYSNYKRRKNIRRFGDPVLLAQLMPDVSKYRPDVKFWILFAAIGLFSVLLARPQFGSKLETVKRKGVEVIIALDISNSMLAQDVQPSRLEKAKRLISRLVDELDNDKVGMIVFAGDAFTQLPITSDYISAKMFLESINPSLISKQGTAIGEAINLAARSFTPQEGVGRAIIVITDGENHEGGAVEAAKAAAEKGIQVNVLGVGMPDGAPIPAEGTNDYRRDREGNVIVTRLNEAMCQEIAKEGKGIYVRVDNSNSAQKAINQEVNKMAKSDVESKVYTEFNEQFQAIAWIILLLLLAEILILDRKNPLFKNVHLFSNKK, encoded by the coding sequence ATGTTTCGATTTGGAGAACCTACATATTTATACCTATTGCTGCTATTACCATTTTTAGCAGCTTTCTACTTGTATTCCAACTACAAGAGAAGAAAGAATATCCGACGTTTTGGAGATCCGGTTTTATTGGCGCAGTTAATGCCCGATGTATCCAAATATCGCCCGGATGTAAAATTCTGGATACTTTTTGCCGCTATCGGTTTGTTTTCAGTATTATTGGCACGTCCTCAGTTTGGTTCCAAACTGGAAACAGTAAAACGTAAAGGCGTGGAAGTCATCATTGCACTGGATATTTCAAATTCTATGCTCGCTCAGGATGTACAACCCAGCCGTTTGGAGAAAGCCAAAAGACTGATATCCAGATTGGTGGATGAGCTTGACAATGACAAAGTGGGAATGATTGTATTTGCCGGTGACGCTTTCACTCAACTACCGATTACCAGTGATTACATTTCTGCTAAAATGTTTCTGGAATCTATCAATCCTTCATTGATATCCAAGCAAGGTACGGCTATTGGAGAAGCGATTAATTTGGCTGCACGTAGCTTTACTCCACAAGAAGGAGTAGGACGCGCCATTATCGTAATTACTGACGGTGAAAATCATGAAGGTGGTGCTGTTGAAGCGGCAAAAGCTGCTGCCGAAAAAGGTATCCAGGTTAATGTGTTGGGAGTAGGTATGCCCGATGGCGCTCCTATCCCGGCAGAAGGTACCAACGATTATCGACGTGACCGTGAGGGTAATGTGATTGTTACCCGCTTAAATGAAGCAATGTGTCAGGAGATTGCCAAAGAAGGAAAAGGTATCTATGTACGAGTAGATAATTCTAACTCAGCTCAAAAAGCAATCAATCAGGAAGTCAATAAGATGGCAAAATCTGATGTAGAATCTAAGGTATATACGGAGTTTAATGAACAGTTCCAAGCTATTGCCTGGATTATTCTATTATTGTTATTAGCGGAAATATTAATTTTAGATCGCAAGAATCCTTTATTTAAGAACGTTCATCTGTTTTCTAATAAGAAGTAG
- a CDS encoding DUF58 domain-containing protein, with product METSEILKKVRQIEIKTRGLSNNIFAGQYHSAFKGRGMSFSEVREYQFGDDIRDIDWNVTARFNKPYVKVFEEERELTVMLMVDVSGSLEFGTVKQLKKDMVTEIAATLAFSAIQNNDKIGVIFFSDRIEKFIPPKKGRKHILYIIRELIDFQPESRRTNIRLALEYLTNVMKRRCTAFILSDFIDQESFKNALTIANRKHDVVALQVYDRRVSDLPPVGLMRIKDAETGHEQWIDTSSKAVRRAHHDWWIQKQTELNDTFTKSNVDSVSVRTDEDYVKALLNLFAKRN from the coding sequence ATGGAAACAAGTGAAATACTAAAAAAAGTTCGTCAGATTGAAATTAAGACACGAGGATTGTCTAATAATATCTTTGCAGGCCAGTATCATTCGGCTTTCAAGGGTAGGGGTATGTCATTCTCGGAAGTCCGCGAATATCAATTTGGCGATGATATACGTGACATAGACTGGAATGTGACCGCGCGTTTCAACAAACCTTACGTAAAAGTGTTTGAGGAAGAACGTGAACTGACAGTTATGTTAATGGTTGATGTTTCCGGAAGTTTGGAGTTCGGTACCGTCAAGCAGTTGAAGAAAGATATGGTGACGGAAATTGCTGCCACCCTTGCTTTCTCTGCTATTCAGAATAATGATAAAATTGGAGTGATTTTCTTTTCAGACCGGATAGAGAAGTTTATTCCTCCTAAAAAGGGACGTAAACATATTCTATATATCATTCGTGAATTGATTGACTTTCAACCGGAAAGCCGTCGTACTAATATCCGTCTTGCATTGGAATATCTGACGAATGTAATGAAAAGACGTTGCACTGCATTTATTCTGTCCGACTTCATTGATCAGGAAAGTTTTAAGAATGCTCTGACTATTGCCAACCGGAAACATGACGTAGTAGCATTACAGGTTTATGACCGGAGAGTGAGTGATCTTCCTCCTGTGGGTCTCATGCGAATAAAAGATGCGGAAACCGGACATGAGCAGTGGATTGATACTTCATCAAAAGCTGTACGTCGCGCGCATCACGATTGGTGGATTCAAAAGCAGACGGAACTGAACGACACATTTACGAAAAGTAATGTGGATTCGGTTTCTGTCAGAACCGACGAGGATTACGTAAAGGCATTGTTGAACTTATTTGCCAAACGAAATTAA
- a CDS encoding AAA family ATPase: MAESIDIRELNERIERQSAFVTNLTTGMDQIIVGQKHLVESLLIGLLSDGHVLLEGVPGLAKTLAIKTLASLIDAKYSRIQFTPDLLPADVIGTMVYSQKDESFKVQRGPIFANFVLADEINRAPAKVQSALLEAMQERQVTIGKETFTLPEPFLVLATQNPIEQEGTYPLPEAQVDRFMLKVVIDYPKLEEEKLIIRQNINGEKFNVKPILKADEIIEARKVVRQVYLDEKIERYIVDIVFATRFPEKYDLKELKDMIGFGGSPRASINLALAARTYAFIKRRGYVIPEDVRAVAHDVLRHRIGLTYEAEANNMTSDEIISKILNKVEVP; this comes from the coding sequence ATGGCTGAATCAATTGATATCCGCGAGTTGAATGAGCGGATTGAAAGACAAAGTGCTTTCGTTACCAATCTTACAACAGGTATGGACCAAATCATTGTTGGTCAGAAACATTTGGTTGAATCGCTGCTTATCGGATTACTCTCCGATGGTCATGTTCTTTTGGAAGGTGTACCCGGTTTGGCAAAGACTTTAGCTATTAAAACGCTTGCTTCTCTGATTGATGCGAAATATAGCCGCATTCAGTTTACACCGGACTTATTGCCTGCGGACGTCATAGGTACAATGGTCTACAGTCAAAAAGACGAATCTTTTAAAGTTCAAAGAGGACCTATTTTCGCTAATTTTGTATTAGCCGATGAAATTAACCGTGCTCCGGCTAAAGTACAGAGTGCTTTATTGGAGGCCATGCAGGAACGTCAGGTTACTATCGGTAAAGAAACATTTACATTGCCGGAACCCTTTCTTGTATTGGCTACTCAGAATCCTATCGAACAGGAAGGAACTTATCCGCTTCCGGAAGCGCAAGTTGACCGTTTTATGCTAAAGGTCGTTATTGATTATCCGAAGTTGGAAGAGGAAAAGTTGATTATTCGTCAGAATATTAATGGAGAAAAGTTCAACGTAAAACCAATTCTGAAAGCTGACGAAATTATTGAAGCGCGTAAAGTAGTTCGCCAGGTATATCTGGATGAAAAGATCGAACGCTACATCGTAGACATTGTATTCGCTACCCGCTTCCCGGAGAAATATGACCTCAAGGAATTGAAAGATATGATCGGTTTCGGTGGTTCACCCCGTGCATCTATCAATCTAGCATTGGCTGCCCGTACATATGCTTTCATCAAACGCCGCGGTTACGTAATTCCGGAAGATGTACGTGCTGTTGCGCATGATGTTCTTCGCCACCGTATCGGATTGACGTATGAAGCGGAAGCTAATAACATGACTTCGGACGAAATCATCAGTAAGATTTTGAATAAGGTTGAAGTGCCCTAA